One region of Persicobacter psychrovividus genomic DNA includes:
- the istA gene encoding IS21 family transposase, which yields MSKLRQIIRMLHQGRSQKSIHLSTRMSINTIKAYRRKLKKSGKPIDYFLSQDELSLSKFFSSGDPAYKDIRYEQMKELLPSLSQELGKKGVTKGLLWQEYIEGHPDGYKYSQFCFHLRRYMRQKHPNLPLDHLPADKLYIDYAGATLPYIDAETGEVINCQVFVACLPYSDYCFAMAVPSQTTDDFIFALKCCLEHLGGVPKALVPDNLKAAVVQTNRYEPKINRVLEDFANHYGTVVVPARPRKPQDKALVENQVKLIYQRAYARMRNQQYFSLQELNNALISYIGKHNQTRMQKRDYCRTEQFVSKEKPLLSSLPDQPFEIKYYRNYTVAQNGHVLMGIDQRHYSVPFEYIGQKAQLIYTDTIVNIFVQSKLVATHRRNKTSGYTTNKDHLCSQHQHYRSRSTDNYLKKASMCPELERMMEVMISKKQYPEQLFRSFDGLLNLMRSYPKEHFETAIRMAIEAEQYNYTFVQNVLRNKTYINSSPPPQTPLPQHENTRGKSYYN from the coding sequence ATGAGTAAATTACGCCAGATTATTCGGATGCTTCATCAGGGTCGCTCACAAAAGTCGATTCACCTAAGCACGCGGATGAGCATCAACACCATCAAGGCTTATCGACGCAAGCTAAAAAAGTCAGGTAAGCCGATTGACTATTTTCTGAGTCAGGATGAATTATCGCTGAGTAAGTTCTTTTCTTCGGGCGATCCGGCCTATAAGGATATTCGTTATGAACAAATGAAGGAGCTTTTACCCAGTTTATCGCAAGAGCTTGGCAAGAAAGGGGTTACCAAGGGACTGCTTTGGCAGGAGTATATTGAAGGGCATCCTGATGGCTACAAATATTCGCAATTTTGCTTTCATCTCAGGCGTTATATGCGTCAGAAGCACCCCAATTTACCTCTGGATCACCTTCCGGCAGACAAGCTTTATATCGATTATGCAGGTGCAACTTTACCTTATATTGATGCCGAAACGGGTGAGGTGATCAACTGCCAGGTCTTTGTGGCCTGCCTTCCGTACTCGGATTATTGTTTTGCGATGGCCGTTCCGTCGCAGACGACCGATGACTTTATTTTTGCGCTAAAATGCTGTTTGGAGCATCTTGGGGGTGTTCCGAAGGCGCTTGTGCCGGACAATTTGAAAGCGGCAGTAGTTCAAACCAACCGTTATGAGCCCAAGATCAACAGGGTTTTGGAGGATTTTGCAAACCATTATGGGACCGTAGTGGTACCGGCACGTCCGAGGAAGCCACAGGACAAGGCTTTGGTCGAGAACCAGGTCAAGTTGATCTATCAACGAGCCTATGCCAGAATGCGTAATCAGCAATATTTCAGTCTTCAGGAGCTCAACAATGCCCTTATTTCTTACATCGGAAAACACAACCAAACGCGGATGCAGAAACGTGATTACTGCCGAACAGAGCAGTTTGTTTCCAAGGAAAAGCCACTACTTTCATCGCTTCCCGATCAGCCTTTCGAGATCAAATATTATCGAAATTACACTGTTGCGCAGAACGGACATGTGCTCATGGGCATCGATCAACGGCATTACAGCGTCCCTTTTGAATACATCGGGCAGAAGGCTCAGCTGATTTATACCGATACGATTGTCAATATTTTTGTCCAGTCCAAACTGGTTGCTACCCACCGAAGGAATAAAACCAGTGGTTACACAACCAACAAAGACCACCTGTGTTCGCAGCACCAACACTATCGATCCCGCAGTACGGATAACTACCTGAAAAAGGCCAGTATGTGCCCTGAGCTGGAACGGATGATGGAGGTGATGATCTCAAAAAAACAATATCCTGAGCAGCTTTTTAGGAGCTTTGACGGCTTACTCAACCTGATGCGATCCTACCCTAAAGAGCACTTCGAAACGGCCATTAGGATGGCTATTGAGGCAGAGCAATACAACTATACTTTTGTCCAGAATGTACTACGAAACAAAACCTATATCAAC